Proteins from a genomic interval of Capsicum annuum cultivar UCD-10X-F1 chromosome 4, UCD10Xv1.1, whole genome shotgun sequence:
- the LOC107867946 gene encoding peptide chain release factor 1 isoform X1 codes for MVRSVFKSFLHLPKCITNMSILTPRPHSISIPSTYPIPRPVGNSIFSVQFEEFGSAKYSTSAFNKSNGSVDTGTGGKEYLLMSDEELMRQCEMSTFKASGPGGQHRNKRESAVRLKHNPTGIVSQAVEDRSQHMNRASALSRLRALLALKVRNNLDLETYTPPQELLQILPAKSTIRGSNCGPQIGPNNSKFVLGMQALLDLLFAVEGSVSDAAKKLGLSTGALSRLLLSDDNLRMAVNEFRVSKRYRHQPESGRRACKAELKYHSSLLLHETDLTTLSLSSCWRDTVLSGGLMDS; via the exons ATGGTTCGATCCGTTTTCAAATCGTTTCTGCATCTTCCGAAATGTATCACTAACATGTCCATATTAACACCTCGCCCCCATTCAATCTCCATTCCTAGCACATACCCAATTCCAAGACCAGTTGGCAACTCAATTTTTTCTGTACAATTTGAAGAATTTGGGTCGGCTAAATACAGCACCAGTGCATTCAACAAAAGCAATGGAAGTGTCGATACGGGTACCGGTGGAAAAGAGTACTTGTTGATGTCGGATGAGGAGTTGATGAGGCAGTGTGAAATGAGTACATTCAAGGCTTCAGGTCCTGGTGGACAGCACCGCAACAAGCGTGAATCTGCTGTGCGTTTGAAGCATAACCCAACTGGGATTGTTTCTCAG gcGGTGGAGGATAGATCCCAGCACATGAATCGTGCCTCTGCTTTATCTCGTTTGCGAGCCTTGCTGGCTCTTAAAG TTAGGAACAACTTAGATCTTGAAACATATACACCTCCTCAAGAGCTGCTTCAAATTCTTCCTGCTAAATCAACAATCAGGGGATCAAATTGTGGCCCTCAAATTGGACCAAACAATTCTAAGTTTGTTTTG GGAATGCAAGCTTTATTGGACCTACTTTTTGCGGTTGAGGGTTCAGTATCAGATGCCGCAAAGAAGTTGGG GTTGAGCACAGGGGCTTTATCAAGGTTGCTATTATCTGATGATAATCTCAGAATGGCTGTGAATGAGTTCAGAGTATCCAAG AGATATAGACATCAGCCTGAAAGTGGAAGAAGGGCATGTAAGGCGGAGTTGAAATATCATTCTAGCCTTCTCCTCCATGAAACAGATCTTACTACACTCAGCTTATCTTCATGCTGGAGAGACACGGTACTGTCTGGGGGTTTAATGGATTCTTAA
- the LOC107867946 gene encoding peptide chain release factor 1 isoform X4 yields the protein MVRSVFKSFLHLPKCITNMSILTPRPHSISIPSTYPIPRPVGNSIFSVQFEEFGSAKYSTSAFNKSNGSVDTGTGGKEYLLMSDEELMRQCEMSTFKASGPGGQHRNKRESAVRLKHNPTGIVSQAVEDRSQHMNRASALSRLRALLALKVRNNLDLETYTPPQELLQILPAKSTIRGSNCGPQIGPNNSKFVLGMQALLDLLFAVEGSVSDAAKKLGLSTGALSRLLLSDDNLRMAVNEFRVSKGMKPLK from the exons ATGGTTCGATCCGTTTTCAAATCGTTTCTGCATCTTCCGAAATGTATCACTAACATGTCCATATTAACACCTCGCCCCCATTCAATCTCCATTCCTAGCACATACCCAATTCCAAGACCAGTTGGCAACTCAATTTTTTCTGTACAATTTGAAGAATTTGGGTCGGCTAAATACAGCACCAGTGCATTCAACAAAAGCAATGGAAGTGTCGATACGGGTACCGGTGGAAAAGAGTACTTGTTGATGTCGGATGAGGAGTTGATGAGGCAGTGTGAAATGAGTACATTCAAGGCTTCAGGTCCTGGTGGACAGCACCGCAACAAGCGTGAATCTGCTGTGCGTTTGAAGCATAACCCAACTGGGATTGTTTCTCAG gcGGTGGAGGATAGATCCCAGCACATGAATCGTGCCTCTGCTTTATCTCGTTTGCGAGCCTTGCTGGCTCTTAAAG TTAGGAACAACTTAGATCTTGAAACATATACACCTCCTCAAGAGCTGCTTCAAATTCTTCCTGCTAAATCAACAATCAGGGGATCAAATTGTGGCCCTCAAATTGGACCAAACAATTCTAAGTTTGTTTTG GGAATGCAAGCTTTATTGGACCTACTTTTTGCGGTTGAGGGTTCAGTATCAGATGCCGCAAAGAAGTTGGG GTTGAGCACAGGGGCTTTATCAAGGTTGCTATTATCTGATGATAATCTCAGAATGGCTGTGAATGAGTTCAGAGTATCCAAG
- the LOC107867946 gene encoding peptide chain release factor 1 isoform X3, giving the protein MVRSVFKSFLHLPKCITNMSILTPRPHSISIPSTYPIPRPVGNSIFSVQFEEFGSAKYSTSAFNKSNGSVDTGTGGKEYLLMSDEELMRQCEMSTFKASGPGGQHRNKRESAVRLKHNPTGIVSQAVEDRSQHMNRASALSRLRALLALKVRNNLDLETYTPPQELLQILPAKSTIRGSNCGPQIGPNNSKFVLGMQALLDLLFAVEGSVSDAAKKLGLSTGALSRLLLSDDNLRMAVNEFRVSKFKLLVEI; this is encoded by the exons ATGGTTCGATCCGTTTTCAAATCGTTTCTGCATCTTCCGAAATGTATCACTAACATGTCCATATTAACACCTCGCCCCCATTCAATCTCCATTCCTAGCACATACCCAATTCCAAGACCAGTTGGCAACTCAATTTTTTCTGTACAATTTGAAGAATTTGGGTCGGCTAAATACAGCACCAGTGCATTCAACAAAAGCAATGGAAGTGTCGATACGGGTACCGGTGGAAAAGAGTACTTGTTGATGTCGGATGAGGAGTTGATGAGGCAGTGTGAAATGAGTACATTCAAGGCTTCAGGTCCTGGTGGACAGCACCGCAACAAGCGTGAATCTGCTGTGCGTTTGAAGCATAACCCAACTGGGATTGTTTCTCAG gcGGTGGAGGATAGATCCCAGCACATGAATCGTGCCTCTGCTTTATCTCGTTTGCGAGCCTTGCTGGCTCTTAAAG TTAGGAACAACTTAGATCTTGAAACATATACACCTCCTCAAGAGCTGCTTCAAATTCTTCCTGCTAAATCAACAATCAGGGGATCAAATTGTGGCCCTCAAATTGGACCAAACAATTCTAAGTTTGTTTTG GGAATGCAAGCTTTATTGGACCTACTTTTTGCGGTTGAGGGTTCAGTATCAGATGCCGCAAAGAAGTTGGG GTTGAGCACAGGGGCTTTATCAAGGTTGCTATTATCTGATGATAATCTCAGAATGGCTGTGAATGAGTTCAGAGTATCCAAG TTCAAATTACTTGTAGAGATATAG
- the LOC107867946 gene encoding peptide chain release factor 1 isoform X2 has translation MVRSVFKSFLHLPKCITNMSILTPRPHSISIPSTYPIPRPVGNSIFSVQFEEFGSAKYSTSAFNKSNGSVDTGTGGKEYLLMSDEELMRQCEMSTFKASGPGGQHRNKRESAVRLKHNPTGIVSQAVEDRSQHMNRASALSRLRALLALKVRNNLDLETYTPPQELLQILPAKSTIRGSNCGPQIGPNNSKFVLGMQALLDLLFAVEGSVSDAAKKLGLSTGALSRLLLSDDNLRMAVNEFRVSKRYRHQPESGRRACKAELKYHSSLLLHETDLTTLSLSSCWRDTGMKPLK, from the exons ATGGTTCGATCCGTTTTCAAATCGTTTCTGCATCTTCCGAAATGTATCACTAACATGTCCATATTAACACCTCGCCCCCATTCAATCTCCATTCCTAGCACATACCCAATTCCAAGACCAGTTGGCAACTCAATTTTTTCTGTACAATTTGAAGAATTTGGGTCGGCTAAATACAGCACCAGTGCATTCAACAAAAGCAATGGAAGTGTCGATACGGGTACCGGTGGAAAAGAGTACTTGTTGATGTCGGATGAGGAGTTGATGAGGCAGTGTGAAATGAGTACATTCAAGGCTTCAGGTCCTGGTGGACAGCACCGCAACAAGCGTGAATCTGCTGTGCGTTTGAAGCATAACCCAACTGGGATTGTTTCTCAG gcGGTGGAGGATAGATCCCAGCACATGAATCGTGCCTCTGCTTTATCTCGTTTGCGAGCCTTGCTGGCTCTTAAAG TTAGGAACAACTTAGATCTTGAAACATATACACCTCCTCAAGAGCTGCTTCAAATTCTTCCTGCTAAATCAACAATCAGGGGATCAAATTGTGGCCCTCAAATTGGACCAAACAATTCTAAGTTTGTTTTG GGAATGCAAGCTTTATTGGACCTACTTTTTGCGGTTGAGGGTTCAGTATCAGATGCCGCAAAGAAGTTGGG GTTGAGCACAGGGGCTTTATCAAGGTTGCTATTATCTGATGATAATCTCAGAATGGCTGTGAATGAGTTCAGAGTATCCAAG AGATATAGACATCAGCCTGAAAGTGGAAGAAGGGCATGTAAGGCGGAGTTGAAATATCATTCTAGCCTTCTCCTCCATGAAACAGATCTTACTACACTCAGCTTATCTTCATGCTGGAGAGACACG